The Macadamia integrifolia cultivar HAES 741 chromosome 4, SCU_Mint_v3, whole genome shotgun sequence genome contains the following window.
ATATTGATTATGCATACTTGTTGGCTTTAATCGTAATATGTCAAATCAGAATGATAATCAAAAGGAGGAGCAGGAGCCAGAACCTGAATATACTCCTGCTGGTCGAGCTCTAAAAGCAAAGTTGTAAGTCTCTAATCTCTCTTACTTGGTATTGACTATGCTTCCTTCATGTTAAGATCCCATATTTACAGAAAGTTCTATCTTTGAACAGTGCCAAGCTCCGTGCTAGACAAAAAGAAAGGCTTGCacagagaaatatgactgataGATCTCATCATATTGAGGGACAGTTTGGGCCCGAGTCACTTCCTCCATTCCCGGACACTGATGCCAAGGAAGGGGAGAAACCAGTTGATCCTGTCAGAGAACAGGCTTTAGCAATTGAATTGGCGAATAAAAAACTTGATCAGCCATCAGAACCATCAAAAAACAAGAGCGACTCAACTCTGAGGCTGGGGAGACCCTCAAAACCTGGTCACAGAAGTGTCTTGAGCGGTCTGGACCTTTCTGTTAGCTCCCCTGGGCCTTTTGCATCTGATGTTTTTCTCCATGGCCCCCAGTTCCAGAGCACAAGATACAGTAATTCAGGGCCTACCAGCAACCTGTTACCAGTTCTGGGACTTTGTGCTCCAAATGCTAGTCAACAAGATTCAATACATAGGAATTTTCAACCCTATACCCTTCCAAGATCAAACTGTGGCCAAAGCAGTTTAGGATTGGGTTTTTAGAATTTCCTTTTCATCTAGCCCCTGGTGCTGGAAAATCAATTAACACAGACATAAAAAGCCGAGAGAGTATTGCAGATGCATGTTCACTGTCAGATTCACTCTCAGATGTCTTGCAATGTCGAGCCAAGGGTAGCATCCCAGATTACTTTCCATTTAATCTGGTATGTGCTGTCTTCAGCATTATTTGGTGTTATGGTTTTCTTTCATTCTCAGCTAAAGACTGCTTCACATATCCAATTTTTGATGTCTCAGCTTTATCTTAGCCAAGATTATGAATTCCCCCCTCCCTACTTTGGTGGCTATTTTGCAGTGTCCTCTAGCAACCACACGAGGAAGATGCCCTGATCCTGTTGGTATTTCAGATTCTTCTTTCTCTGCCTTTCAAGAAAAGATGGCACTGCAAAGCTTGGCTGATAATGAGAACCATTTGCCACAATTTTCACATCGAGCTAAGAATGTGCCAAGATACCATCCTGACTTCTTACCTAGCTTGTCTCTGGTCACGAGAAATGAAGTTCTAAATGACTCATTGCAAGATCTCCCCGCAATGCCATTGTTGCCAAATTTGAGACCACCAGAGGAACCAAAGTATAATCCCCTGGTAAGAGAGGTGCCTCCCACCTCAGGGATGGGTCAGGTGCAGTCCTTGTATTCCTCTTTACCAGAGAAGCATAAGAAGGTACTAGATAACATAATGACAAGGACAGGATCTGGATCAAATAACTTGTTCAAAAAGAGATTAAAGATAGATGCTTGGTCTGAAGATGAACTTGATGCTCTCTGGATCGGTGTTCGTCAGCATGGTCGGGGTAACTGGGATGCCATGCTCAGAGATCCAAAGCTTAAGTTCTCCAAATTCAGAACATCTGAAGATTTGTCAGTGAAGTGGGAGGAGGAACAACTCAAGATCTTTGATGGAACATCATTGGCATTGTCAAAAGCAGGCAAAGCCTCCAAAAATCTGTCATTCACTGGCATCTCTGATGGAATGATGATACGAGCATTGCATGGAAGTAAGCCTTCTAGTCTTGGGACAGACCAGTGTATGGCTCCTAAATTTCGAACTCATCTGACGGATATGCAATTGGGTTATGGGGATCTAACATCTACCCTGCCACATGTTGATCAATCTGAACAATTTGGTATTCCAAATGACGCTAATGCAGCTATCCCAACTTGGAAATCTGATAAATCTTGGCCAAATTTCAGTGGAGATTGTCCTGCCGGGCCTTCTGATAGGCCTGGAACTTTTTCCAACTTTCATTTGGAGCATCCGTATATGGTCAATTCTTTTGCAAACAGTAGCTTAAGCTCTCTTGCTTCAAATTACTCAAGCAGCTTTGAGTTTAAGCAAAATGAGGATGAACAGGGAGCAAATAAATATTCCAAATTGCCAAGCCTTTTGGATCGATCACTTTTGTTGAGGGATTCTCTTAATAGCATGCACGGTGGTGAATCCACTAGTCCCAGGGTGCTGCCTGATCCTAATAAGCGGCTTAGTTTTAGCTGTTCTGCTGCCATGGATGACAAAGCTGGAACTAGTTCTATGATGAGCAAGCTTCCTCATTGGTTGCGTGAAGCTGTCAGCATTCCTTCAAGGCCACGAGAACCTGATCTGCCTCCAACTGTTTCAGCAATAGCTCATTCGGTACGCTTACTTTATGCTGAAGAGAAGAAGACTATTCCGCCATTTACTGTCCCAGGTCCACCCCCTTCCCTGCCAAGGGATCCTAGGAGGAGTCTTAAGAAGGAGAAGCGTAGGTTGCGTAATGTCAAGAGGATGACAGCTGACATTGCTGAATCCAGCAAGAACTTTCAAAGCAGCATGCTTGTTGACAATGTTGCTTCAAGGTCCATTCCTTTGGGGCCACCATTGCCAATGCCTTTGCTGCCACAGTCAATGCCTGGCAAATCAGGATTTGATGGTCGTCAATCTGATCTCAACTTGCTGCCGTCAAATTTAAATCTGATGAATGTTCCATCGTCATCATTCAGTAAAAAACAACGCAAGAAAATTGGTACAGATTTATCCCCCTCTCCTGAAGTGCTTCACTTGGTAGCATCTTGTGTGGCACCAGGCCCACAGTTAGCACCAGTTACAGGAATGGAGAGATCCACCTTCCTCAGGAGTGAGATGCCTTTGCCAAAGGTTCCTGAGGATGTTGGTGAGGGTGGAATCTCCAAATTGGAAGGTGCACATGAAAATCCAAAGGCAGTGCGGAGCTTGTTATTCCCTACTTTGGATCAGGTGCCCAAGGATAAAACTGACCGAACTGAAAGCGGGGACTCAAGCAAGACTCACTCGGATCATTGTAACATTGATCGGCGTGAATTTGAGGAAATATCGTCTGAGGAAACTGTGTCAGATAAACATGGGAGTGAACACGAACCATAGCTGTTTTTCCCTCTATACCTTGTAGAGCATTTCGGTAATGATTATTCTTTGTAAGATTTGTTGAGTAGTGTCAATAGGATCAATTAGGATGACGATATCTCCTGTGTAAAGCATCtgtaagaaaaagaaatataaatatatagttttccatctcattttgcatttcatcctcGATCTTTGGTCTCTCAGCCCATGTCCATTAGAAGCAGGTTTTGTTATTTCTTGAGAAGAAATTCCAAAGCGAGAGCTCCAAATTTTGGTGGTAATAGTCATCTGACTTTCTTGTTACTCTTTTCTTGGTGCTTCTGTTTGTTCTCAGAATGCAGTGTGCAACTTTATTAAGGATGCGCAATGAATGTAAGAAAGAGGTGGTACACTGAACTCTCACATTCAAACACACAGTTCACACCTTTGTGTTCAATCTTAACGTCTGATTTGACTGTGCATATCTTTCTGGTATGATCTGTGCTCATGTAAGGCAAGGTTGAAGGTTAAATAAGTAGGATACCCTGGTCAGACCATTCGGTGTGCT
Protein-coding sequences here:
- the LOC122076561 gene encoding protein CHROMATIN REMODELING 4-like, whose amino-acid sequence is MALQSLADNENHLPQFSHRAKNVPRYHPDFLPSLSLVTRNEVLNDSLQDLPAMPLLPNLRPPEEPKYNPLVREVPPTSGMGQVQSLYSSLPEKHKKVLDNIMTRTGSGSNNLFKKRLKIDAWSEDELDALWIGVRQHGRGNWDAMLRDPKLKFSKFRTSEDLSVKWEEEQLKIFDGTSLALSKAGKASKNLSFTGISDGMMIRALHGSKPSSLGTDQCMAPKFRTHLTDMQLGYGDLTSTLPHVDQSEQFGIPNDANAAIPTWKSDKSWPNFSGDCPAGPSDRPGTFSNFHLEHPYMVNSFANSSLSSLASNYSSSFEFKQNEDEQGANKYSKLPSLLDRSLLLRDSLNSMHGGESTSPRVLPDPNKRLSFSCSAAMDDKAGTSSMMSKLPHWLREAVSIPSRPREPDLPPTVSAIAHSVRLLYAEEKKTIPPFTVPGPPPSLPRDPRRSLKKEKRRLRNVKRMTADIAESSKNFQSSMLVDNVASRSIPLGPPLPMPLLPQSMPGKSGFDGRQSDLNLLPSNLNLMNVPSSSFSKKQRKKIGTDLSPSPEVLHLVASCVAPGPQLAPVTGMERSTFLRSEMPLPKVPEDVGEGGISKLEGAHENPKAVRSLLFPTLDQVPKDKTDRTESGDSSKTHSDHCNIDRREFEEISSEETVSDKHGSEHEP